The following are encoded together in the Oceanobacillus zhaokaii genome:
- a CDS encoding DUF4145 domain-containing protein produces the protein MKIQNYYQFLEPLNKELALIACELENSIFTSPRTMLTHARVFVENILQFVMKVEKLPEDSWVTLVERIDILSDNGYITNEIRDALHTVRMIGNQAAHDTRKFRYSEALLSWEAIYLIVRWYVETYGPVEFEFPDYQDPNPQVTESYDISEIEIRLGALEELLTTTLTVEDLQPVVEAEQISSIDSIAQPVPPGFTTIRKLTYKGEELEVPYFLRDAFLLPQRFERSETYLIRLGAEQQARIMSELPNNLEGLSNHVKRFGEKNEEILFAELKNYIEEEKIRRDIIIERPGDLLFFYKTDYLIITEKIAATPLTAGLFTGFPSLLKQLHSDQIETVGQLPRELVILAKYDNVGVGTVKSLFDQIKDIQEETTDANV, from the coding sequence TTGAAGATACAGAACTACTATCAATTTCTAGAACCATTAAATAAGGAACTCGCACTAATTGCTTGTGAGTTAGAGAATAGTATATTTACAAGTCCACGAACGATGCTCACACATGCTCGTGTTTTTGTTGAAAATATATTGCAATTTGTAATGAAGGTAGAAAAACTTCCAGAAGACTCTTGGGTAACATTAGTAGAGAGAATCGATATTCTAAGTGATAATGGTTATATTACGAATGAAATACGTGATGCATTGCATACTGTACGAATGATAGGGAATCAGGCAGCACATGATACACGAAAATTCCGCTATTCCGAAGCTTTACTGTCATGGGAAGCTATTTATTTGATTGTAAGATGGTATGTTGAGACATATGGACCGGTAGAATTTGAATTTCCTGACTACCAGGATCCAAACCCACAGGTGACTGAATCCTATGATATATCTGAGATTGAGATACGATTAGGTGCATTAGAGGAACTTTTAACGACCACCTTAACAGTAGAAGATTTGCAACCGGTAGTCGAAGCTGAGCAAATAAGTAGTATCGACAGCATTGCACAGCCTGTTCCTCCTGGATTTACCACAATCCGAAAGCTCACCTATAAAGGGGAGGAGTTAGAGGTTCCATATTTTCTAAGAGATGCATTTCTATTACCACAGCGTTTTGAACGATCAGAGACCTATTTGATTCGCTTAGGTGCAGAACAACAGGCTCGGATTATGAGTGAGCTGCCGAATAATCTCGAAGGACTATCCAATCATGTCAAACGTTTTGGCGAAAAGAATGAGGAAATCTTATTTGCAGAGCTTAAAAATTATATTGAAGAGGAAAAGATACGTAGGGATATAATAATTGAGAGACCAGGGGATTTACTTTTCTTCTACAAAACGGATTATTTGATTATCACCGAGAAGATAGCAGCAACTCCTTTAACAGCGGGATTATTTACTGGATTTCCAAGTTTATTAAAACAACTGCATTCGGATCAAATTGAAACGGTCGGACAACTGCCAAGAGAATTAGTAATTCTAGCAAAATATGATAACGTCGGGGTAGGTACAGTAAAAAGTTTGTTTGACCAGATTAAAGATATTCAAGAGGAAACAACTGACGCAAATGTTTGA
- a CDS encoding YkoF family thiamine/hydroxymethylpyrimidine-binding protein — protein MDNQNQGCTKRDVAGASFSIHPMSDRFIEIIKSALNEVDTRKVHMNTDDVSTTVRGNLIQVFDVTKAMFLHAAKTGEHVAFQATYSLGCPGDSKAEAYIANDQIPLNAELVNGINQYIAAKFALYPLGDGNYMDVIHKQIEAIRKYVTVSAANYSTRLDGDALAIFEGLEQVFKAVVKSGSSHTVMTVSISANSPSHENISTVIA, from the coding sequence ATGGATAATCAAAATCAAGGCTGTACAAAACGTGATGTAGCTGGAGCTAGCTTTTCTATTCATCCAATGAGTGATAGATTTATTGAAATTATTAAATCCGCGCTAAATGAGGTAGATACAAGAAAAGTTCATATGAATACAGATGATGTGTCGACAACAGTAAGGGGAAATCTGATACAAGTATTTGATGTGACGAAAGCAATGTTCCTCCATGCTGCAAAAACAGGAGAACATGTGGCATTTCAAGCTACGTATTCCTTAGGATGTCCAGGTGATTCCAAAGCAGAAGCTTATATCGCAAATGATCAGATTCCTCTAAATGCAGAATTAGTGAACGGAATCAATCAATACATTGCCGCAAAGTTTGCATTATATCCACTTGGGGACGGTAATTATATGGATGTTATTCACAAACAAATTGAAGCAATAAGAAAATATGTTACCGTGAGCGCTGCAAATTACTCCACTCGTCTTGATGGAGATGCATTGGCAATATTCGAGGGGCTAGAGCAGGTTTTTAAAGCAGTAGTAAAAAGTGGATCGAGTCACACAGTAATGACTGTATCCATTTCGGCAAATAGTCCTTCACATGAGAATATCAGTACTGTGATTGCCTAA
- a CDS encoding ABC transporter ATP-binding protein has translation MGQIDLINISKSYDKQKSVLNEINLSIEEGEFFVLVGPSGSGKSTLLRMIAGLEDITAGKLKINDKVVNHIPPKNRNLSMVFQNYALYPHLSVEQNILFGLNAKKVNKKEQQKRLTETAEMMGLSELLKRKPRELSGGQRQRVALARSVVSEAPLCLMDEPLSNLDAKLRAQMRIEIRRLQKRLGLTMVYVTHDQVEAMTMGDRIMVLNDGKIQQVGKPITLYNEPANLFVASFIGTPKMNLGKAVLNEKESQLLIEGVLNIQVNPTLDDIPRNNNVTIGIRAEHLYPGTDLNTTHHLEVVNVEHLGNETSIAFDIGSELWTAKWPGQWDITAGDVVPVHINIENLCFFDSNSGKLIKSARAGKKQEVVLI, from the coding sequence ATGGGACAAATTGATTTGATAAATATTTCTAAATCATACGATAAGCAAAAAAGCGTATTGAATGAAATTAATCTTTCAATTGAAGAAGGTGAGTTTTTCGTACTTGTTGGTCCATCAGGTTCTGGAAAAAGTACTTTACTTCGAATGATTGCAGGGCTAGAAGATATAACAGCGGGAAAATTAAAAATTAACGATAAAGTAGTGAATCATATACCACCCAAAAATAGAAATCTATCAATGGTATTTCAAAATTATGCCTTATATCCACATCTATCGGTCGAACAAAATATTTTGTTTGGTTTAAATGCTAAGAAAGTCAATAAGAAGGAGCAGCAAAAGAGACTTACAGAGACTGCCGAAATGATGGGGTTAAGTGAATTGCTGAAACGCAAACCGAGGGAACTTTCCGGTGGACAAAGACAACGGGTTGCATTAGCAAGATCAGTTGTAAGCGAAGCACCACTTTGCTTAATGGATGAACCACTATCTAATTTGGATGCAAAGCTTCGTGCACAGATGCGAATTGAAATTCGCCGCTTGCAAAAAAGATTAGGCTTAACAATGGTATATGTGACACATGATCAAGTAGAGGCGATGACAATGGGTGATCGAATTATGGTTCTCAATGATGGTAAGATACAGCAGGTTGGAAAACCAATCACTCTTTATAATGAGCCAGCAAATCTATTTGTCGCTTCTTTTATTGGGACACCAAAAATGAACTTAGGTAAAGCAGTCTTAAATGAAAAAGAGAGCCAACTATTAATAGAAGGTGTACTAAACATTCAAGTAAATCCTACACTGGATGACATACCAAGAAATAATAATGTAACGATTGGAATCAGGGCAGAACATCTCTATCCAGGAACTGATCTCAATACCACTCATCATCTAGAGGTAGTAAATGTCGAGCACTTAGGAAATGAAACATCGATCGCATTTGATATTGGCTCAGAGTTATGGACAGCGAAATGGCCTGGACAATGGGATATTACTGCGGGGGATGTTGTACCAGTACATATAAATATCGAAAATCTATGTTTCTTTGACTCGAACAGCGGTAAGTTAATTAAGTCTGCTAGGGCAGGTAAGAAACAAGAGGTTGTGTTGATATGA